The segment TATTACCATAAGTTCAATTGCGGATACATTGCATATGAACGCGATGTACCTTGGTCAACTTTTTAAGAAAGAAAGAAACAAACAAGAGTTTCTCGCAATACTTAAATCATTTTCGGATTAAGGAGGCCCAAAATCTTCTCTTAAAATCGAATCATAATATTAATGAAATTGCGGAACTTGTGGGATACACCAGTTCGGGATATTTTTATAAAAACTTTAAAAAAGAATGCGGTATTTCACCGAAAGAATATCGGGAACGTTATTTAAAACAACCGGAACGCATTCGATAAAAAAAGCACATTTATATGTGCTTTTTTGTGTTTGAATAGGGTGTTTTCTCATTAAACCATCCATCATTGGGGACAACACCGAGTGTTATCTCGAGATTGCCGCCACTCATGAGCATTTCATGAGTTAAGACACAGTCATGATAAGGGCTTCCGTTATATTGGATTTCACTTATAAAATTGCATTGCGGGTGATTGTTATGGGTGGTGATGGTGAAGGTATTCCCGTTGCTTAGGTGAATTTGTGCGCTATCCAACAGAGGGATCCCAATCACGTACTCGAGACTTCCTGGACAAACTGGATAAAATCCAAGGGCACTGAAGATGTACCAAGCACTCATACTCCCATTATCCTCGTCGCCTGGAAAAGAATTAGAGAAGCAATGGGTCATTAATTGTCGTAGAAGAACTTGACTTGAGCTTGCTTTGTTTGCGTAGGTATAAAGATAAGGAATGTGGAAGGATGGTTGATTTGAGATTGCCAGCTGTCCGAAGTCAATCTCAGCCATTTCACTCATTTCATGAATTTCAAAACCGTAACTTCCGACATCAAAAGTTGGTTTTTGATTTACGAGTGCATCTAACTTTTGTGTAAACGGGATGGCTCCACCATACAAGTTGATTAGGCCTTGAATATCGTGATAGACGCCAAAACTGTTTTGCCAAGCTGAACCTTCGGTATAGGCACCACCCCAACGATGACTGTCGAAGGGTTCTTCAAAGTTTCCATATGTATCGCGAGGTCGCATAAAACCTGTTTGAGAATCAAATAGGTTTTGGTAATTATAGGAACGTTTAAGATATGTTTCTGCTTGCTCAGGCTTTCCACAATACTTTGCAACTTGCGCAATACAGAAATCAGAATACGCATTATCAAGGGTTTGATTGACACTTTCGCCATAATGATTGGGTACATATCCATATGCGAGATAGTCATTTACGGCACGACGACCGTAGTTTGAATTGGGTGATTCTGTAGATGCTGCGTGAACCATAAGTTCAAGCAGTTGTTCGCTATCTTCAGTTCCAATCCCTTTTAAAATGGCATCACAAATCACGGCATCAATGAGTGTTCCCGGCATGAGTCCGCGCTCATCTGGGGAAAGCCACTTGGGGAGATAACCTGTATTGTTTGCGTGATTAATAAATCCCTTAAGACTCACTGCATAGTGTTCGTGGTTGATAAGACTCATCAGTGGGAAGACGGTTTTATATGTATCCCAAAAACCGTTGTTTGTAACCATATAACATGTTTCGGTTTCATGTGTCTTTGTATTGTAGTAACAAGGCTTCATGGCTTCGTCATATTCATGAAATGTCATTGGGAATAAATGAGCACGATAAAGACAATGGCGGAACATGTGACTTTGTTTGGGGTTGTGGTGATGAATCGTAATTCGATCAAGATGTTCAGACCAACACATCGCGGCATGATCACACATGGTATCAAAATCATTGCATTCGCGATTTTGATTTCGGTGCGCTTGCTTGAGTGATTGATGTGAGAAACTCGCATGGATTTGTAAGAGATTGGAATCGGTTTGGAAAACATAAAAATCATTTACCTGAACCAGCGTTCCCGGTTGATTCATTTTAAACACGAAATACATCTTGAGATTGGGGTCTTCACATCCAGAAGGATTTGAAACCCAACCCTCAAGGAGTTGCTTGTTTTGAGGTAAGTGGATTTCATGGATGGCACTTAATGCCACAGAGATGGGTTGGGTTCCTTGTAGCCGGATTGAAGCGCCATACATTGAAGCTGTGAGCTCATTTGTGAGTTGGTATCTTGAACTGTAAAGTTTAAGATAATGGGGTTCGAAAACGGCTTCGTGTTTACGATAGGTGGCTTGAATATCGTAAAGTGAACTTACACGCTGTGTTCCCGTAAACGGACTGATTAACATCGATGAAAAATCACCCATCCAAGGACTGGGTTGATGTGTTACTCGAAACCCTTGGAAGGTTTCACTTTCAGGATGAAACCACCAACTTCCTTTTGTGCCGTCCGTTTGGGGTGCGAAATAGTTCATTCCAAAAGTCACGCCTGTATAGGGGAGTGCATTTCCATTTGAAAAGGCATGGTGATTATCGGTGCCAATTCGTGTATCAATATTGAGTGATTTCATACGTTCTCCTTTAATCAGTTGATTTTCGTTTGATGAGTGTTACATCTAAAACTTGTCGGGATACTGGATGGTTTGGGTCTTGAATGCGTGAAAGCAACGCTGACATGGCGACACGTCCAATTTCCTCAAAATTCTGAGCGATGGTTGTTAAGGGGGGATCAACATAAGCACTTGCCTGTGTATTATCAAAACCAACAATTTTCACGTCTTGTGGAATCAGGGTGCCAAGGTGTTTGAGTTCATTCATAAGCGTTAAGGCTAAAATATCATTGCCACAAACAAGACCACAATGTTTTGATTGAATTCGATTGAGTAACGCGGCATCGATGCTGTGATCTGTTTGTGACCATAAAAAGGGCGCTTGATGTGTATAGTTGGATGATTCGGACAATGCTCTTAAATAACCGAAGTAACGTGTTCGTATGGAAGAGACATTTTCAATGTCTTCCGAAGTCACAAACAACACTTCATCCACACCTTGTTCCATTAAATGTTTGGTTGCCTCATAGCCACCTTGATCGTTATTTGAAACAACCGTCGTAATGGGCATCCCGGAAACTTCCTTGTCTAAAATAACGACGGGAATATTTCGTGCATAGAGGGTAAAGACCGCCTCCAATGCATCGTGATTGTCGGTGGGATAGAAAATGACTCCAGCATAATCATCGTATTGTGTTTCTAAATCGTATCGTTGAATATGCAAGCGATAAGGTGTTCCTGGAAGCGCTTGAAGCATTCCGGATGTGTAATCACCGAAATTTGAAGCATCGGGGAAGGGCATCATAAACAGTAAATCAAAGACATCATCGGATGTCTTTTTTGTATTGGTTTCGGCCACAAAACTCCCTTTTCCTTGAACACGATATATTAAACCATCTTGTTCAAGCTCGTTTAATGCACGTTTCGATGTAATCCGACTGACACCATAAGTGGTTGAAAGTTCCAGTTCAGTTGGAAGCTGACTGTGTACGGATAAGGTTCCGTTCATGATATCGCGCTGGATATTGTTTTTTATTTTTTCATACAAGGGTTTTGTCATTATTTCGTTCCTCTATCTTGTTGGTATATCATATCGAAATTATAGCATTTTTAAAGGCGAAATCAATCCAATAAAACGTACATAAAAACCTATGATTTGTTCGTTATGAAATAAATTGGTATATCATACAATGATTTTGTAAATGATAATCATAAATTGATATATCAAGTAGGAGGGTTTATGACAACGTATAATACAGTACCGCAATCAGTGGAGAACTTGATTCGCAAAATTCAGACAGAATGTGGCGAAACACATAAAGCATGGGGAAATGTTTTTGAAAATGTTTTTTCGAATACCTTGCTGACTACCGTTAAACGGATTTCAAACGATGACACCTTTGTGTTAACCGGAGATATTCCAGCAATGTGGCTTCGAGATTCGACAGCGCAAATTCGCCCA is part of the Erysipelothrix piscisicarius genome and harbors:
- a CDS encoding helix-turn-helix domain-containing protein; this encodes MVNFLRKKETNKSFSQYLNHFRIKEAQNLLLKSNHNINEIAELVGYTSSGYFYKNFKKECGISPKEYRERYLKQPERIR
- a CDS encoding GntR family transcriptional regulator, encoding MTKPLYEKIKNNIQRDIMNGTLSVHSQLPTELELSTTYGVSRITSKRALNELEQDGLIYRVQGKGSFVAETNTKKTSDDVFDLLFMMPFPDASNFGDYTSGMLQALPGTPYRLHIQRYDLETQYDDYAGVIFYPTDNHDALEAVFTLYARNIPVVILDKEVSGMPITTVVSNNDQGGYEATKHLMEQGVDEVLFVTSEDIENVSSIRTRYFGYLRALSESSNYTHQAPFLWSQTDHSIDAALLNRIQSKHCGLVCGNDILALTLMNELKHLGTLIPQDVKIVGFDNTQASAYVDPPLTTIAQNFEEIGRVAMSALLSRIQDPNHPVSRQVLDVTLIKRKSTD
- a CDS encoding GH92 family glycosyl hydrolase, which gives rise to MKSLNIDTRIGTDNHHAFSNGNALPYTGVTFGMNYFAPQTDGTKGSWWFHPESETFQGFRVTHQPSPWMGDFSSMLISPFTGTQRVSSLYDIQATYRKHEAVFEPHYLKLYSSRYQLTNELTASMYGASIRLQGTQPISVALSAIHEIHLPQNKQLLEGWVSNPSGCEDPNLKMYFVFKMNQPGTLVQVNDFYVFQTDSNLLQIHASFSHQSLKQAHRNQNRECNDFDTMCDHAAMCWSEHLDRITIHHHNPKQSHMFRHCLYRAHLFPMTFHEYDEAMKPCYYNTKTHETETCYMVTNNGFWDTYKTVFPLMSLINHEHYAVSLKGFINHANNTGYLPKWLSPDERGLMPGTLIDAVICDAILKGIGTEDSEQLLELMVHAASTESPNSNYGRRAVNDYLAYGYVPNHYGESVNQTLDNAYSDFCIAQVAKYCGKPEQAETYLKRSYNYQNLFDSQTGFMRPRDTYGNFEEPFDSHRWGGAYTEGSAWQNSFGVYHDIQGLINLYGGAIPFTQKLDALVNQKPTFDVGSYGFEIHEMSEMAEIDFGQLAISNQPSFHIPYLYTYANKASSSQVLLRQLMTHCFSNSFPGDEDNGSMSAWYIFSALGFYPVCPGSLEYVIGIPLLDSAQIHLSNGNTFTITTHNNHPQCNFISEIQYNGSPYHDCVLTHEMLMSGGNLEITLGVVPNDGWFNEKTPYSNTKKHI